One segment of Deinococcus metalli DNA contains the following:
- a CDS encoding class I SAM-dependent DNA methyltransferase codes for MPIDTDAINAFIDEWSLSGGAERANYGLFLADLCRLLDLPLPKGTRPDDRDNGYVLERTVYEIDQDGGRHPRRIDLYRRGAFVLEAKQGVEHEAKLEESARGKAAPRTKKGHGKRGTTGWDTFMRRAREQAEAYVRLLPADEGRPPFVLVVDVGYAIEVYAEFTRSGGAYLPFPHARSHRITLEQLHDPVIQERLRQIWLRPMELDPSVHAADVTRQVAKTLATISRSMEGQLDDHGQVMTPERVSGFLMRMIFTMFAEDIGLIGERKFRNALRGMRTHVDAFIPTVDELWRNMATGGYSVALQERIKYFNGGLFREAEVLPVTEAQLDLFIAAADHDWSHVEPSIFGTLVERALDPVERHRLGAHYTPRPYVERLVNHVVINPLRADWGGVQVAVQAALDRAKDVGEGQADARKLISAFLAHLQKQRILDPACGTGNFLYVAMELIKRLENEVIETLDGLGGPRPLTDVGPEQFLGLEVNPRAAKVAELVLWIGYLQLYSRAHAGAGPAEPILKAYKNVRQVDAVLTYSGKTDRIGKDGQPVTRWDGITTTRSSITGLEVPDPEARVHDFLYLNPAKTIWPTADFIIGNPPFIGPGPMRETLGDGYVEALRTTYKASKHEIGVPDSADFVMYWWHKAATQMASMQRVRRFGFVTTNSIKQTFNRRVIEDHLEASVKAARPLSLIYAVPDHPWVDEADGAAVRIAMTVVARGQRDGLLERVIDEVAGENGEFTVKTTEATGRINADLTVGADVTSATELVGNADISNRGVQLFGAGFVVPTLTNFNLETGDKKTDAHDLGLGRIPGIEKHLREYRNGRDVTSRPRDVRVIDLFGMSEDEARTLYPEIYQHLRLTVKPERDHNNRATRKQRWWLFGEPNPKLRSQLAGLPRYIVTVETSKHRFFQFMDASILPDNMLVNIALDDAYALGVLSSRIHVTWALAQGSRLGVGNDPRYNKSRCFETFPFPTSTVAQAQAIRKKAEALDAFRKARLAEHESLTMTDMYNVVEALRAGRKLTAKEQRVLMDGAVTVLRDYHDELDALVQAEYGWEGALSAQDILARLTALNAARAQEERQGVVRYLRPAYQDPKGRVARTLGMDIAPPPTVASTQRRYPQTLAERASVIREVLQLAERPMSAGQVASFFAGARPSAVDEVLEMLVALGQARLVGGHNTAYAA; via the coding sequence ATGCCCATCGACACCGATGCCATCAATGCATTCATTGACGAATGGTCGCTTTCCGGAGGCGCCGAGCGCGCCAACTACGGGCTTTTTCTCGCTGACCTTTGCCGGCTGCTAGACCTCCCACTTCCGAAGGGCACCCGTCCAGATGACCGTGACAACGGGTATGTACTGGAGCGCACTGTCTACGAGATCGATCAAGACGGTGGGAGGCACCCACGACGGATAGACCTTTACCGTCGTGGCGCATTCGTTCTGGAAGCCAAACAGGGGGTCGAACACGAGGCTAAGCTTGAGGAGAGTGCGCGTGGGAAGGCGGCGCCGCGGACCAAGAAGGGACATGGCAAACGCGGAACCACTGGGTGGGATACGTTTATGCGCCGTGCTCGTGAACAGGCTGAGGCGTATGTACGGCTTCTTCCCGCCGACGAGGGCCGCCCACCCTTCGTACTGGTCGTGGATGTCGGCTATGCCATCGAGGTGTATGCGGAGTTCACACGCTCCGGGGGCGCGTATCTGCCTTTCCCACACGCCAGGTCACACCGCATAACTCTGGAGCAACTACACGACCCAGTCATACAGGAACGCCTACGCCAGATATGGCTGAGACCGATGGAGCTCGACCCGAGCGTGCACGCGGCGGACGTCACGCGCCAGGTCGCCAAGACACTTGCAACGATCAGTCGCAGCATGGAAGGCCAGCTTGACGACCACGGTCAGGTAATGACCCCAGAACGGGTTAGTGGCTTCCTCATGCGGATGATCTTCACCATGTTTGCGGAAGACATAGGACTCATCGGCGAACGGAAGTTCCGGAACGCATTGCGAGGCATGCGCACGCACGTGGACGCATTCATTCCGACTGTCGACGAACTTTGGCGCAACATGGCAACGGGTGGCTACAGCGTCGCCCTGCAAGAACGCATCAAGTACTTCAACGGTGGCCTGTTCCGGGAAGCCGAGGTGCTCCCTGTAACCGAGGCACAGCTTGACCTATTCATCGCTGCCGCAGACCATGACTGGAGTCACGTTGAACCCAGCATTTTTGGCACCCTCGTCGAGCGGGCGCTAGATCCGGTGGAACGGCATCGTCTAGGAGCTCACTACACCCCTCGGCCGTACGTGGAGCGACTGGTCAACCACGTTGTGATCAATCCACTCCGAGCTGATTGGGGCGGGGTGCAAGTGGCAGTACAGGCCGCCCTGGATCGGGCCAAGGACGTCGGCGAAGGGCAAGCGGACGCGCGCAAACTCATCAGCGCGTTTCTGGCTCACTTGCAGAAACAGAGAATCCTTGACCCAGCATGTGGCACAGGCAACTTTCTGTATGTCGCAATGGAGTTGATCAAACGCCTTGAGAACGAGGTGATCGAGACGCTCGACGGACTGGGTGGTCCCCGTCCATTGACAGATGTCGGTCCTGAGCAGTTTTTAGGTCTCGAAGTCAACCCACGTGCAGCGAAAGTGGCTGAACTTGTGTTGTGGATCGGTTATCTGCAGCTGTACAGCCGGGCCCACGCTGGCGCCGGCCCAGCTGAACCGATCCTCAAGGCATACAAGAATGTCCGGCAGGTGGACGCGGTCTTGACCTACTCGGGAAAGACGGACCGTATCGGTAAGGATGGGCAACCCGTTACGCGCTGGGATGGCATCACGACAACCAGGAGCTCAATCACGGGCCTCGAAGTACCCGATCCTGAAGCGCGCGTGCACGACTTCCTCTACCTCAACCCCGCGAAGACCATATGGCCGACGGCGGACTTCATCATTGGTAACCCACCGTTTATCGGGCCAGGACCAATGCGCGAAACGCTGGGTGACGGATATGTCGAAGCGTTACGCACGACATACAAAGCCAGCAAGCACGAAATTGGTGTGCCAGACAGCGCCGACTTCGTCATGTACTGGTGGCATAAGGCCGCCACCCAGATGGCAAGTATGCAGAGAGTGCGGCGTTTCGGATTTGTGACCACCAACAGCATCAAGCAGACATTCAACCGCCGCGTGATCGAAGATCACTTGGAGGCAAGCGTGAAGGCAGCACGCCCCTTGAGTTTGATCTATGCCGTACCGGATCACCCGTGGGTAGATGAGGCCGACGGCGCCGCGGTGCGCATCGCCATGACGGTGGTGGCGCGCGGACAGCGTGACGGCCTACTAGAGCGAGTTATTGATGAAGTGGCCGGTGAAAACGGCGAGTTCACGGTGAAGACCACCGAGGCAACCGGGCGGATCAATGCTGACCTGACCGTTGGGGCCGACGTCACATCTGCCACCGAACTGGTTGGGAACGCCGATATCAGTAATCGCGGTGTTCAGCTGTTCGGGGCCGGCTTCGTCGTACCCACGCTGACTAACTTCAATCTGGAGACTGGCGATAAGAAAACGGACGCCCACGACCTCGGTCTTGGGAGAATTCCTGGAATTGAGAAGCACCTGCGCGAATACCGCAATGGACGTGACGTGACCTCGCGGCCGCGCGATGTGCGTGTCATCGATCTCTTCGGTATGAGCGAGGACGAAGCGCGAACTCTCTATCCGGAAATTTATCAGCACCTGCGGTTGACCGTGAAACCCGAACGAGATCACAACAATCGGGCAACACGCAAGCAGCGCTGGTGGTTGTTCGGTGAGCCGAATCCGAAGTTGCGTTCCCAACTCGCTGGCTTGCCCCGCTACATCGTGACAGTAGAAACCAGCAAGCATCGCTTCTTCCAGTTCATGGATGCCAGCATTCTGCCCGACAATATGCTGGTCAACATCGCCCTCGACGATGCCTATGCCCTTGGAGTGCTAAGTAGCCGTATTCACGTCACCTGGGCTCTGGCGCAGGGGAGCCGACTAGGGGTTGGCAACGATCCGCGTTACAACAAGTCCCGTTGCTTCGAAACGTTTCCTTTCCCAACATCAACCGTCGCACAGGCACAGGCAATCCGTAAGAAGGCCGAGGCGCTCGACGCGTTCCGCAAGGCCCGCCTTGCCGAGCACGAGTCTCTCACTATGACCGACATGTACAACGTCGTCGAGGCCCTGCGCGCTGGTCGCAAGCTGACAGCCAAAGAACAGCGCGTTCTGATGGACGGCGCGGTCACCGTGCTGCGCGACTACCATGACGAGCTTGACGCTCTGGTGCAGGCCGAGTACGGGTGGGAGGGCGCGCTCAGCGCCCAGGACATACTGGCCCGCTTGACTGCTCTCAACGCTGCACGCGCTCAGGAGGAACGCCAGGGCGTGGTGCGCTACCTGCGCCCCGCGTATCAGGATCCGAAAGGAAGGGTTGCCAGAACACTTGGAATGGACATTGCTCCGCCTCCGACGGTCGCGTCAACACAGCGCCGTTATCCGCAGACACTTGCAGAACGAGCTTCTGTCATTCGCGAGGTTCTACAGTTGGCTGAAAGACCGATGTCTGCTGGTCAAGTCGCGAGCTTCTTCGCTGGAGCGAGACCATCAGCTGTGGATGAAGTCCTAGAAATGCTGGTGGCATTGGGGCAGGCGCGTCTTGTCGGAGGGCACAATACGGCATATGCCGCGTGA
- a CDS encoding HNH endonuclease yields the protein MSLDLSRVCAYCGGTAEEREHVVARQFFPPDQRFRGDPVIVPACNKCNRAKQRVEDAAGVLIPFTGGGEAALKVAENRIPRTLAKNNKLANRLKGAALDHFQIGQNGKLEKRLAISLNKDNVEDLRQWFEFIAKGLYRYELDRNMPSEAELYLLWLSREQEVDWWRKWIAEKTGSQFIEKAAGEVKYGYAEGSGAIDTAWIISIYGATAVAITATLQPGLLKNTLDKIKWQ from the coding sequence ATGTCTCTCGACCTCAGCCGTGTTTGCGCATACTGCGGCGGCACAGCAGAAGAAAGAGAACACGTAGTGGCAAGGCAATTCTTCCCACCTGATCAACGTTTCCGGGGAGATCCCGTCATAGTTCCAGCGTGTAACAAATGCAACCGCGCGAAGCAAAGGGTTGAAGATGCAGCGGGTGTACTTATTCCATTCACGGGAGGCGGTGAAGCAGCGCTAAAGGTGGCAGAGAATCGAATACCGCGAACCTTGGCAAAGAACAACAAGTTAGCGAATCGCTTAAAGGGAGCAGCTTTAGATCATTTCCAGATCGGCCAGAATGGCAAACTTGAGAAGCGACTTGCTATATCGCTGAACAAGGATAATGTAGAGGATTTGCGTCAATGGTTTGAATTCATCGCGAAAGGTCTATACCGCTATGAACTTGACAGGAATATGCCAAGTGAGGCCGAGCTATACCTCTTGTGGTTAAGCCGTGAGCAAGAAGTTGACTGGTGGAGGAAATGGATTGCTGAGAAAACAGGCAGTCAGTTCATAGAGAAAGCCGCCGGAGAGGTAAAATACGGCTATGCCGAAGGATCAGGAGCGATAGATACTGCCTGGATTATCAGTATTTACGGCGCGACGGCGGTAGCAATCACAGCTACATTGCAGCCAGGTCTCTTAAAAAACACACTAGATAAAATCAAATGGCAATAA
- a CDS encoding helix-turn-helix domain-containing protein, which yields MTDEIRAAVDTRLKAKGLSRADLARATGIHPNHITRALNNTGGRGGNVPPVWQAILEALNLRLTVQEGS from the coding sequence ATGACCGATGAAATCAGGGCTGCGGTGGATACCCGGCTAAAGGCCAAAGGGTTAAGCCGGGCGGATCTGGCACGGGCGACAGGTATCCATCCAAACCACATCACTCGTGCACTCAACAACACAGGTGGCAGAGGCGGGAACGTGCCTCCAGTGTGGCAGGCCATCCTCGAGGCGCTGAACCTCCGTCTGACCGTTCAAGAGGGCAGCTAA
- a CDS encoding P63C domain-containing protein, producing the protein MDVDDKQAMAASGGKARAQALSKEERSEIAKKAAVSRWSKGKKATHEGELKINDMILQCAVLEDGTRVISETAVINALGMYRSGAVHVRERESKSDGDDAVLPLFVANKNVRRFVDEDLEKMLSKPIWFTSSGGGSRSKGLDARLLPKVCTVWLKARDAGVLTTPRQLEAARHADILIRGLAEVGAVALVDEATGYQFDREKNALAEILEAFISKELSKWVPTFPIEFYQELFRLRGMNWKNVNSRPQYFGLLTNDIVYRRLAPGVLEELRRINPTNENGNRKSKHHQWLTQEEGRRKLQLHLSGVITLMKASPDWKTFQTLIDRSMPKYQPMPLFDYDNSQTDAVVPAGKAEIVENEL; encoded by the coding sequence ATGGATGTGGATGATAAACAGGCGATGGCGGCGAGCGGAGGGAAAGCACGTGCACAGGCGCTCAGCAAAGAGGAGCGAAGCGAGATCGCTAAGAAAGCAGCAGTGTCTAGGTGGAGCAAAGGGAAGAAGGCGACACACGAGGGCGAACTGAAGATCAACGACATGATTCTTCAATGCGCAGTTCTAGAGGACGGCACAAGGGTCATCTCGGAAACAGCGGTGATCAACGCTCTCGGTATGTATCGCAGCGGAGCTGTGCACGTACGGGAGAGAGAGAGCAAAAGTGACGGCGATGACGCCGTTCTACCCCTCTTTGTGGCTAATAAAAACGTTCGTAGGTTCGTAGATGAAGACCTCGAGAAGATGTTGAGTAAGCCGATATGGTTTACCTCCTCGGGTGGTGGAAGCCGGAGTAAAGGTCTCGATGCCAGGCTTCTACCTAAAGTCTGCACGGTCTGGCTCAAGGCTCGTGACGCCGGCGTACTAACAACCCCGCGCCAACTCGAGGCCGCCCGCCACGCCGATATCCTCATTAGAGGCCTCGCAGAAGTTGGAGCCGTAGCACTGGTCGATGAGGCAACGGGCTACCAATTTGACCGCGAGAAAAACGCGCTGGCAGAGATTCTCGAGGCATTTATCAGCAAAGAGTTGAGTAAGTGGGTACCCACCTTCCCCATTGAGTTCTATCAAGAGCTTTTTAGGCTGCGCGGAATGAACTGGAAGAACGTTAACTCAAGGCCACAGTATTTTGGTTTGCTGACCAACGACATCGTGTACCGCCGGCTTGCTCCTGGTGTTTTGGAGGAGCTGAGAAGAATCAATCCTACGAACGAAAACGGCAATCGCAAATCTAAGCACCATCAGTGGCTGACGCAGGAAGAGGGGCGGCGTAAGTTGCAGCTTCATCTCTCTGGAGTCATCACACTTATGAAGGCTTCCCCAGACTGGAAGACGTTTCAAACCCTTATCGATAGGTCTATGCCCAAGTATCAGCCAATGCCTCTATTCGATTACGATAACTCGCAGACGGATGCAGTAGTTCCAGCTGGCAAAGCTGAAATCGTGGAGAACGAACTCTAG
- a CDS encoding DUF927 domain-containing protein → MSALHGALTHPANRPGPLVRWLAAQVNPGADLTGLRDAGGTLCDFRHGLEEHSPSLSASVGRDGAAVFHRFGGDDFEGGAVEFTASCLGIPKGEAARLLIDRAGLVDSAPHSSECKTVRAPQPTGRTAAGLAKARAALDKLRPLADDRRDAALRGWMRIDQAEDTSQAQEVARRGLSPALASGLLTAYRWTGDGSQDGGTRRRATLPRHILPGALAFEVTGPDGTPWAVKARNPGTKTELQAVNAQRYVYVTAGQSTPAFCGPGQLEGGRAFLIVEGELNAAACVVMLTAAGHGDAYAVQGVASAVAFPHVAHVPAGARVCVYADPDDEGTKARTKWADVLAAQGCHVFQVAAPGSGQPSPFAVEGNPDADACDALGTVPEGEAPDAHAAHRGALLLAALHAARRWQPDAQEPPDRAPTPGQSQPGDVWESRRHGYGVRGGRLCALSLKKGEDGEDFEAVEVLADFSAFITAEVIEDDGSGEARRVFQIEGRAPDGAPLFPPVVTVPTSEFSGMSWPVAKWGGAARVPAGQGKKDKARDAVQVLSNAQGYARRTVYQHTGWITHPEHGPVYLTAGAVIGATGAVDGVAVDLAGRLDAYALPDPVKDDTGAGRTVDELRAAVRASLDLLTLAPDPVAVPMLGAAYRAILGPADFVVWTVGETGRHKTAFMGLVMAHYGARWGRKFLPDGWNSSANALESSAFRVKDALFVIDDFKPAGSLGDRARLDGAASRVIQGAADGAGRGTLTADRKSRAALYPRGLIATSAEDLPRGHSNRARLVMVEVLRPLIDSPAKSAAYHAGEERAAVGVYALALAGFVQAVASAFEDVRAGSAAHLRRVRALAPDFQGVHGRTGDAAAELAYGWEVFLSYAVAVGAVSTSEAGALWERVTGALGETARGQGEHLQDADPVARALAVLSGLLAQGRVYLEDLRVGGKPEAHAAPLCGWQRHGDRGQYGEEDTFTTKPGAVMVGYYSRAGGNEWGHFLPDGLHEAVQRAVTGQGGAALPDPSKLWGNLRDRLHAAGLMKCDREGTRVRATARATLPNGTQQALITLRLPIGAPYQSVVQVVQVGHDGEESTSDTGATACTTLNLYPFSVVQVVQEGAAFPLVSSPFPSDAPPRSLTLEDLEGLAEGEDMPGVVML, encoded by the coding sequence GTGAGCGCGCTGCATGGCGCCCTGACGCACCCGGCCAACCGGCCCGGCCCCCTGGTGCGGTGGCTGGCCGCGCAGGTGAACCCCGGCGCAGACCTGACCGGGCTGCGCGACGCGGGCGGGACGCTGTGCGACTTCCGGCACGGCCTGGAAGAGCACAGCCCATCCCTGTCGGCCAGCGTGGGGCGGGACGGTGCGGCCGTCTTCCACCGGTTCGGCGGGGATGATTTCGAGGGGGGCGCGGTGGAGTTCACGGCGTCCTGCCTGGGCATTCCGAAGGGCGAGGCGGCGCGGCTGCTGATCGACCGGGCCGGCCTGGTGGACAGCGCGCCCCACTCCAGCGAATGTAAGACGGTGCGGGCGCCACAGCCCACCGGCCGAACAGCGGCCGGACTCGCCAAGGCCCGCGCAGCCCTAGACAAGCTGCGCCCCCTGGCAGACGACCGGCGCGACGCCGCCCTTAGGGGGTGGATGCGCATCGACCAGGCCGAGGACACATCACAGGCGCAGGAGGTGGCGCGGCGGGGCCTCTCCCCTGCCCTCGCCTCCGGCCTGCTGACGGCCTACCGGTGGACGGGTGACGGGAGTCAGGACGGCGGAACGCGCAGACGGGCCACGCTACCGCGCCACATCCTGCCCGGCGCGCTGGCCTTCGAGGTCACGGGGCCGGACGGCACGCCCTGGGCGGTGAAGGCCAGGAACCCTGGCACGAAGACAGAGCTGCAGGCCGTAAACGCGCAGCGGTACGTGTATGTCACGGCGGGCCAGTCCACGCCGGCCTTCTGCGGCCCCGGCCAGCTCGAGGGAGGCCGCGCCTTCCTGATCGTCGAAGGAGAACTGAACGCGGCGGCGTGCGTCGTGATGCTCACCGCGGCCGGACACGGGGACGCATATGCCGTGCAGGGCGTGGCCTCTGCGGTGGCCTTCCCCCACGTGGCACACGTCCCCGCCGGCGCGCGAGTGTGCGTGTACGCGGATCCGGACGACGAGGGCACCAAGGCGCGGACGAAGTGGGCGGACGTCCTGGCCGCGCAGGGCTGCCACGTGTTCCAGGTGGCGGCCCCGGGCAGTGGCCAGCCCTCCCCCTTCGCTGTGGAGGGCAACCCGGACGCAGATGCGTGTGACGCCCTGGGCACCGTGCCGGAGGGCGAAGCGCCGGACGCGCACGCGGCCCACCGGGGCGCGCTGCTGCTGGCCGCCCTCCATGCGGCGCGGCGCTGGCAGCCGGACGCCCAGGAGCCGCCGGACCGGGCGCCCACGCCGGGACAGAGCCAGCCGGGGGACGTGTGGGAATCCAGGCGCCACGGGTACGGCGTGCGCGGCGGCCGGCTGTGCGCCCTGAGCCTCAAGAAAGGCGAGGACGGCGAGGACTTCGAGGCCGTGGAGGTGCTGGCAGACTTCTCGGCCTTCATCACGGCGGAAGTGATCGAAGACGACGGCAGCGGCGAAGCGCGCCGGGTGTTCCAGATCGAAGGCCGGGCCCCGGACGGCGCGCCACTCTTCCCCCCTGTGGTGACGGTGCCCACCTCGGAGTTCTCCGGCATGTCCTGGCCCGTGGCGAAGTGGGGCGGCGCCGCCCGCGTGCCCGCCGGCCAGGGCAAGAAAGACAAGGCGCGGGACGCCGTGCAGGTGCTCTCGAATGCCCAGGGCTATGCGCGCCGCACGGTCTACCAGCACACGGGCTGGATTACGCACCCAGAGCACGGCCCGGTGTACCTCACCGCCGGCGCAGTGATCGGCGCGACCGGCGCGGTGGACGGAGTGGCGGTCGACCTGGCCGGTCGGCTGGACGCCTACGCCCTGCCAGATCCGGTGAAGGATGACACGGGCGCGGGGCGGACGGTCGACGAGTTGCGCGCAGCCGTGCGGGCGTCCCTAGACCTGCTGACCTTGGCCCCGGATCCGGTGGCCGTGCCCATGCTGGGCGCCGCGTACCGGGCCATCCTCGGTCCGGCGGACTTCGTGGTGTGGACGGTGGGCGAGACGGGCCGGCACAAGACCGCCTTCATGGGCCTGGTGATGGCGCACTACGGCGCGCGGTGGGGACGGAAGTTCCTCCCGGACGGCTGGAACAGTTCAGCGAACGCCCTGGAAAGCAGCGCCTTCCGGGTGAAGGATGCGCTGTTCGTGATCGACGACTTCAAGCCGGCGGGCAGTCTGGGCGACCGGGCGCGGCTGGACGGCGCGGCCTCAAGGGTCATCCAGGGAGCGGCAGACGGCGCGGGGCGCGGCACGCTCACTGCAGACCGCAAGTCCCGGGCGGCGCTGTACCCGCGCGGCCTGATCGCCACGTCTGCCGAGGATCTGCCGCGCGGCCACAGCAACCGGGCGCGCCTGGTCATGGTGGAGGTGCTGCGCCCCCTGATCGACAGCCCCGCGAAGTCTGCCGCTTACCATGCCGGTGAAGAGAGAGCGGCGGTCGGCGTGTACGCGCTGGCCCTGGCCGGCTTCGTGCAGGCGGTGGCCAGCGCCTTTGAGGACGTGCGGGCGGGGAGCGCGGCCCACCTGCGCCGGGTGCGCGCCCTGGCCCCGGACTTCCAGGGCGTGCATGGCCGCACCGGGGACGCCGCGGCAGAGCTGGCCTACGGCTGGGAGGTTTTTCTGTCCTACGCCGTGGCCGTGGGCGCCGTGAGCACGTCGGAGGCGGGCGCCCTGTGGGAGCGGGTGACGGGGGCCCTCGGCGAGACGGCGCGGGGTCAGGGAGAGCACCTGCAGGACGCGGACCCGGTGGCCCGCGCGCTGGCCGTGCTGTCCGGGCTGCTGGCCCAGGGCCGCGTGTACCTCGAAGACCTGCGCGTCGGAGGGAAGCCGGAAGCGCACGCCGCCCCGCTGTGCGGCTGGCAGCGTCACGGCGACCGGGGCCAGTACGGCGAAGAGGACACGTTCACCACGAAGCCCGGCGCCGTCATGGTGGGGTACTACTCGAGGGCGGGGGGCAATGAGTGGGGCCACTTTCTGCCGGACGGCCTGCACGAAGCCGTGCAGCGGGCGGTCACGGGTCAGGGCGGCGCGGCCCTGCCGGACCCGTCGAAGCTGTGGGGGAACCTGCGCGACCGCCTGCACGCAGCCGGGCTGATGAAGTGCGACCGGGAAGGCACGCGCGTTCGGGCCACGGCGCGGGCCACGCTCCCCAACGGAACACAGCAAGCGCTCATCACACTCCGTCTACCGATAGGTGCCCCCTATCAATCCGTGGTGCAAGTGGTGCAAGTGGGGCATGACGGCGAAGAAAGCACGTCAGACACAGGGGCTACAGCTTGCACCACATTGAATCTCTATCCCTTTTCAGTGGTGCAAGTGGTGCAAGAGGGGGCCGCGTTCCCGCTCGTCTCTTCGCCGTTCCCCTCGGACGCGCCGCCCCGTTCCCTGACCCTCGAAGACCTGGAAGGGCTGGCAGAGGGCGAGGACATGCCAGGCGTGGTGATGCTGTGA
- a CDS encoding NPCBM/NEW2 domain-containing protein, giving the protein MSGSATLGAQTIDPGDNTLSNEPFASVSNGWGPVERNRSNGETGGTDGRTLTLNGVAYSQGFGTHAASSMTFDVQGRCQTFTADIGVDDEVGTWGSVVFQVYGDGVKLYESPRLTGADAARPISVPIAGRRVLRLDVSDAGDGRDYDHADWARAMLRSCAAATAPEVRLNAGGPALTVAGVTWAACTAASSCQNAVTGGFAYTPSPPPAIAGAAAPATPELYQSEWTGGATQGVPEGSSAFAFRVPVPNGSYRVALHFTELNKSAAGQRLFDVTLEGTTVLRNFDIYAEAGGANRALVRRFDSPVKDGAVDLNFIRRVENAKLSALEITPVSLPAPLTWSGLKPAPSTLYEAQGGAVGGRLYVLGGFYTNLNGRTPAATTGAWVYDPPGAVWSSLKAIPDAVTHAGTATDGPYLYVAGGFLGNHPGPTTNHVWRYDTRTDAWTALPPLPVAVGAGALVRVERTLHFFGGVLRDSNGSYVRDSADHWTLDLDRPAAWQPDTPLPNPRNHLGGIALGGLMYAVGGQHLGNEATDNVTDVHAYDPATRTWTAVRSLPIPLGHIAASTVAWRGRIVVVGGVTTSSAGAVEGKESATVYAYDPVTDAWSSLTALPDVRQSPVADIIGDALYVTTGATASGPTATTWIGR; this is encoded by the coding sequence GTGTCGGGGAGCGCCACGCTCGGGGCCCAGACCATCGATCCGGGCGACAACACGCTGAGTAATGAACCCTTCGCCAGCGTGTCGAACGGCTGGGGACCGGTGGAGCGCAACCGCAGCAACGGTGAGACGGGCGGTACCGACGGCCGGACGCTGACGCTGAACGGTGTCGCCTACAGCCAGGGGTTCGGCACGCACGCGGCGTCCTCGATGACCTTCGACGTGCAGGGGCGCTGCCAGACCTTCACGGCGGACATCGGCGTGGACGACGAGGTTGGCACCTGGGGCAGCGTGGTCTTTCAGGTCTACGGCGACGGCGTGAAACTCTACGAGAGCCCCCGGCTGACCGGCGCCGACGCGGCCCGGCCTATCTCCGTCCCGATCGCCGGCCGCCGTGTGCTGCGGCTGGACGTGAGCGACGCGGGCGACGGCAGGGATTACGACCACGCCGACTGGGCCAGGGCGATGCTGCGGTCGTGCGCGGCCGCGACGGCACCCGAAGTGCGGCTGAACGCCGGCGGTCCGGCGTTGACCGTGGCCGGCGTCACGTGGGCGGCCTGCACTGCGGCGAGTTCCTGCCAGAACGCGGTGACGGGCGGCTTCGCCTACACGCCCAGCCCGCCGCCTGCCATCGCAGGGGCCGCTGCTCCCGCCACGCCTGAGCTGTACCAGTCCGAGTGGACGGGCGGCGCGACCCAGGGTGTCCCGGAGGGAAGCAGCGCCTTCGCCTTTCGCGTGCCGGTGCCGAACGGCAGCTACCGCGTGGCACTCCACTTCACCGAGCTGAACAAGTCCGCTGCCGGGCAGCGGCTGTTCGACGTCACGCTGGAGGGCACGACGGTCCTGCGGAACTTCGACATCTACGCCGAGGCGGGCGGCGCGAACCGTGCTCTGGTGAGGCGCTTCGACAGTCCCGTGAAGGACGGCGCGGTCGACCTCAACTTCATCCGGCGCGTCGAGAACGCCAAACTGAGCGCCCTCGAGATCACGCCGGTCAGTCTGCCCGCACCCCTGACGTGGAGCGGCCTCAAACCTGCTCCCAGCACCCTGTACGAGGCCCAGGGCGGCGCGGTTGGAGGCCGGCTGTATGTGCTCGGCGGGTTCTACACGAACCTGAACGGCCGCACGCCCGCTGCCACGACCGGCGCGTGGGTGTACGATCCCCCGGGCGCAGTCTGGAGTTCCCTGAAGGCCATACCGGACGCCGTGACGCACGCCGGCACCGCCACCGACGGGCCGTACCTCTACGTGGCGGGGGGCTTTCTCGGGAACCATCCCGGCCCGACCACCAACCATGTGTGGCGGTACGACACCCGCACCGACGCCTGGACAGCCCTGCCGCCCCTGCCGGTGGCCGTGGGCGCGGGCGCCCTTGTGCGGGTGGAGCGGACGCTGCATTTCTTCGGGGGCGTGCTGCGCGACTCGAACGGTTCGTACGTGCGTGACAGCGCCGACCACTGGACGCTGGACCTCGACCGACCCGCGGCATGGCAGCCGGACACGCCGCTGCCCAATCCGCGCAATCATCTGGGCGGGATAGCCCTGGGAGGGCTGATGTACGCGGTCGGCGGCCAGCACCTCGGCAACGAGGCGACGGACAATGTAACCGACGTGCACGCCTACGATCCGGCCACGCGGACGTGGACGGCAGTGAGGTCCCTGCCGATTCCACTGGGCCACATCGCCGCGTCCACCGTGGCGTGGCGCGGCCGGATCGTGGTCGTCGGCGGCGTGACCACCAGCAGCGCGGGCGCCGTGGAAGGCAAGGAGAGCGCCACGGTCTACGCGTATGATCCCGTGACCGACGCCTGGTCCAGCCTGACTGCCCTCCCGGACGTGCGACAGTCGCCGGTCGCCGACATCATCGGCGACGCGCTGTACGTCACCACCGGCGCCACGGCCTCCGGCCCGACCGCCACGACCTGGATCGGCCGGTGA